One genomic segment of Paraburkholderia aromaticivorans includes these proteins:
- a CDS encoding carbohydrate ABC transporter permease, translated as MSHSAARRLPAASHRRVSTTRRHQHRAALFFLLPGCALFCLCVVYPIISSISLSFYHWDGMTPKTFAGFDNYVELFHADTFYTALKNNLIWLALFLLAPPLGLLFALYLNQHIRGMRVVKSLFFAPFVLSGVVVGLVFSWFYDPGFGLLRLIVGHGIPVLGDPHTVTFGIVFAALWPQTPFCMVLYLTGLTGINPEVVEAARMEGASGVKLLWHVILPQLRPATFMAVVLTVIGALRSFDLIAVMSGGGPFDSSTVLAYYMYDQAIKYYREGYSAAIAVVLFAIMLVYIVFHLRRMLREER; from the coding sequence ATGTCTCATTCCGCAGCGCGCCGCTTACCCGCGGCTTCGCACCGTCGCGTCTCGACCACGCGCCGTCATCAGCACCGCGCCGCGCTTTTCTTCCTGTTGCCGGGCTGTGCGTTGTTTTGCCTGTGCGTGGTGTATCCGATCATCAGCAGCATTTCGCTCAGTTTCTATCACTGGGACGGCATGACGCCGAAGACCTTCGCCGGTTTCGACAACTATGTCGAACTGTTCCATGCCGACACGTTTTATACGGCGCTCAAGAACAACCTCATCTGGCTTGCGCTGTTTCTGCTGGCGCCGCCGCTCGGCCTGCTGTTCGCGCTGTATCTGAACCAGCATATCCGTGGCATGCGCGTCGTGAAGTCGCTGTTCTTCGCGCCGTTCGTGCTCTCGGGTGTGGTGGTCGGACTCGTGTTCAGCTGGTTTTACGACCCCGGCTTCGGCTTGCTGCGCCTGATCGTCGGTCATGGCATTCCCGTGCTCGGCGACCCGCACACCGTGACGTTCGGCATCGTGTTCGCGGCGCTTTGGCCGCAAACGCCGTTCTGCATGGTGCTGTATCTCACGGGCCTGACCGGCATCAATCCGGAAGTGGTCGAGGCGGCGCGCATGGAAGGCGCGAGCGGCGTGAAGCTGTTGTGGCACGTGATTCTGCCGCAGCTGCGGCCCGCCACCTTCATGGCCGTGGTGCTGACGGTGATCGGCGCGCTGCGCAGCTTCGACCTGATCGCGGTGATGAGCGGCGGCGGTCCGTTCGACAGCTCCACCGTGCTCGCCTATTACATGTACGACCAGGCCATCAAGTACTACCGCGAAGGCTATTCCGCGGCGATTGCCGTCGTGCTGTTCGCCATCATGCTCGTCTACATCGTGTTCCATTTGCGCCGCATGCTGCGCGAAGAACGCTGA